The following nucleotide sequence is from Scyliorhinus torazame isolate Kashiwa2021f chromosome 4, sScyTor2.1, whole genome shotgun sequence.
ggagaaggggctgaatggggcctcctcctgttcctgtgtaacgggctggagaaggggctgaatggggcctcctcctgttcctgtgtaacaggctggagaaggggctgaatggggcctcctcctgttcctgtgtaacaggttggagaaggggctgaatggggcctcctcctgttcctgtttaacaggctggagaatgggctgaatggggcctcctccagttcctttgtaaccggctggagaaggggctgaatggggcctcctcctgttcctgtgtaacaggctggaaaaggggtgaatgtggcctcctcctgttcccgtgtaacgggctggagaaggggctgaatggggactcctcctgttcctgtgtaacgggctggagaaggggctgaatggggcctcctcctgttcctgtgtaacgggctggcgaaggggctgaatgggtcctcctcctgttcctgtgtaacgggctggagaaggggctgaatggggcctcctcctgttcctgtgtaacaggctggagaaggggctgaatggggcctcctgttcctgtataacaggctggagaaggggctgaatggggcctcctcctgttcctgtgtaacaggctggagaaggggctgaatggggcctcctgtttctgtgtaacagactggagaaggggctgaatggggcctcctcctgttcccctgtaacgggctggagaaggggctgaatggggcctcctcctgttcctgtgtaacaggctggagaaggggctgaatggggcctcctcctgttcccgtgtaacaggctggagaaggggctgaatggggcctcctcctgttcccgtgtaacaggctggagaaggggctgaatggggcctcctcctgttcctgtgtaacaggctggagaaggggctgaatggggcctccttctgttcccgtgtaacgggctggagaaggggctgaatggcgcctcctcctgttcccgtgtaacgggctggagaaggggctgaatggggcctcctcctgttcctgtgtaacaggctggagaaggggctgaatggggcctcctcctgttcctgtgtaacgggctggagaaggggctgaatggggcctcctcctgttcccgtgtaacaggctggagaaggggctgaatggggcctcctcctgttcctgtgtaacgagctggagaaggggctgaatggggcctccacctgttcctgtgtaacaggctggagaagaggctgaatggggcctcctcctgttcctgtgtaacaggctggagaaggggctgaatggggcctcctcctgttcctgtgtaataggctggagaaggggctgaatgggccctcctcctgttcccgtgtaacaggctggagaaggggctgaatggggcctcctcctgttcccgtgtaacaggctggagaaggggctgaatggggcctcctcctgttcctgtgtaataggctggagaaggggctgaatggggcctcctcctgttcctgtgtaacgggctggagaaggggctgaatggggcctcctccagttcctgtgtaacaggctggagaagggggtgaatgtggcctcctcctgttcccgtgtaacaggctggggaaggggctgaatggggcctcctcctgttcctgtgtaacaggctggagaaggggctgaatggggcctcctcctgttcctgtgtaacagactggagaaggggctgaatggggcctcctcctgttcctttgtaaccggctggagaaggggctgaatggggcctcctcctgttcctgtgtaacaggctggagaagggggtgaatgtggcctcctcctgttaccgtgtaacgggctggagaaggggctgaatggggcctcctcctgttcctgtgtaacgggctggagaaggggctgaatggggcctcctcctgttcctgtgtaacgggctggcgaaggggctgaatggggcctcctcctgttcctgtgtaacgggctggagaaggggctgaatggggcctcctccagttcctgtgtaacaggctggagaagggggtgaatgtggcctcctcctgttcccgtgtaacaggctggggaaggggctgaatggggcctcctcctgttcctgtgtaacaggctggagaaggggctgaatggggcctcctcctgttcctgtgtaacagactggagaaggggctgaatggggcctcctcctgttcccctgtaacgggctggagaaggcgctgaatggggcctcctcctgttcctgtgtaacgggctggagaagggggtgaatgtggcctcctcctgttcctgtgtaacgggctggagaaggggctgaatggggcgtcctcctgttcctgtgtaacaggctggagaaggggctgaatggggcctcctcctgttcccgtgtaacgggctggagaaggggctgaatgtggccaaccctgttcccgtgtaacaggctggagaaggggttgaatggggcctcctcctgttcccgtgtaacgggctggagaaggggctgaatggggcctcctcctgttcccgtgtaacgggctggagaaggggctgaatgtggccaaccctgttcccgtgtaacaggctggagaaggggttgaatggggcctcctcctgttcctgtgtaacgggctggagaaggggctgaatgtggccaaccctgttcccgtgtaacaggctggagaaggggttgaatggggcctcctcctgttcccgtgtaacgggctggagaaggggctgaatggggcctcctcctgttcccgtgtaacgggctggagaaggggctgaatgtggccaaccctgttcccgtgtaacaggctggagaaggggttgaatggggcctcctcctgttcccgtgtgccTATTTCCTCCTCTCTGGTTTTAACTTTATCGCCACGAGTAAACATTTGATAACCCAGTTTCCTTGTCATTCTCCTTCGGTGATCAGGTTAAGGATTAAGTGAAGTTTGAGCTGCGAGACTGTTCACTGCTGCTCCATTGCCCCTTGCCCCCGGATCAGATACGACATTGTCAAGCGTCAGTACATTTGTTGACGGTTCCCGGCGTTCCAGGCGTGCCAAAGTTCGCCGACTGGGAGGGTGGGGTCGCAATAAAGCTGGACTGCGTCTTGCCTACGAGTGCGCAGTCTTGCCtgcctggcttgtgcactcttccgTGCTTTTAGCACCTCACTCCCcgcctattcccccctcccccccgctttcCCCCTCTGGAACATTCCGCTGGCCCCGCCTCCTCGCTCGCACTGGGACCCCGAGTTGTGAGCCCGCTGCCCGAGAGGGCGACGGAAGCAGATCGAACAGAGCGTTCAAAATGGCGGATTGGGTAAATGCGCGAAGGGGAATGTTTGGCCCCGATAGGGGGATACGGGGGGCGCTCTTTGGAAAGGCAGGCGCATGGTCTGCTTTTGTGCCACGCGGTTCTGTGACTGTGTAACAAACTCGTCAGCGCGGGCGGGACGATTCGGCCATCCCGATGTGCCATTTTGTTTTGCCCTCTGATTGCAGATAACTCTGAAGAGCCTGACAGAAGATGGAGGGTTCGGATCGGAGCCCTACTCCCTGTCTTCCGAAGACTTTCTTTGCGAACctgcacagacagcagcagcaggatCTGTTCTGCGACGCCGTCTTGTATGCAGAAGGTGAGACTGGGCCTCTGTCGCCCGCACAAGCGGCAAGTCTCATCATCTATCTGCCCTCCTctgctctcgctcaccctctcgcccaCGCTCCCTCGCctgcgctctctctcgcttcctctctctcgcccgcgctctctctcgcccgctctctctctcgctcaccctcccgctcgggctctctctctcgctcaccctcccgctcgggctctatctctcgctcaccctctcgcccgcgctctctcgcccgcgctctctctcgcttcctctctctcgcccgcgctctctctcgcttcctctcgcccgcgctctctctcgcccgctctctctctcgctcaccctcccgctcgggctctctctctcgctcaccctaccgctcgggctctctctctcgctcaccctctcgcccgcgctctctctcgcccgctctctctctcgctcaccctctctctcgctcaccctcccgctcgggctccatctctcgctcaccctctcgcccgcgctctctctcgcccgctctctctctcgctcaccctcccgctcgggctctctctctcgctcaccctcccgcTCGGGCTCTATCTCTCGCTCACCCTTTCGCCGGCGCTCTCTCTAGCCcgcgctctctcgcccgcgctctctctcgcccgctctcctctcgctcaccctcccgctcgggctctatctctcgctcaccctctcgcccgcgctctctctcgcccgctctctctctcgctcaccctcccgctcgggctctcgctcaccctcccgctcgggctctatctctcgctcaccctctcgccggCGCTCTCTCTAGCCcgcgctctctcgcccgcgctctctctcgcccgctctcctctcgctcaccctcccgctcgggctctatctctcgctcaccctctcgcccgcgctctctctcgccagcgctctctctcgccagctctctctctcgctcaccctcccgctcgggctctctctctcgctcaccctcccgctcgggctctatctctcgctcaccctctcgccggCGCTCTCTctagcccgcgctctctctcgcccgctctctctctcgctcaccctcccgctcgggctctctctctcgctcaccctcccgctcgggctctatctctcgcccgcgctctctctcgcttcctctctctcgcttcctctctctcgcccgcgctctctctcgcccgctctctctctcacccgcgctCTCTCGTCCGCGCTCTCtcttgcccgctctctctctcgctcaccctcccgctcaccctcccgctcgggctctctctctcgctcaccctcccgctcgggctctatctctcgcccgcgctctctctcgcttcctctctctcgcttcctctctctcgcccgcgctctctctcgcccgctctctctctcacccgcgctCTCTCGTCCGCGCTCTCTCGTCCGCGCTCTCTCGTCCGCGCTCTCTCGTCCGCGCTCTCtcttgcccgctctctctctcgctcaccctcccgctcgggctctctctctcgctcaccctcccgctcgggctctatctctcgctcaccctctcgcccgcgctctctcgcccgcgctctctctcatcCGCGCTCTCTCGTCCGCGCTCTCtcttgcccgctctctctctcgctcaccctcccgctcgggctctatctctcactcaccctctcgcccgcgctctctctcgcccgctctctctctcgctcaccctcccgctcgggctctctctctcgctcaccctcccgctcgggctctatctctcgctcaccctctcgccggCGCTCTCTctagcccgcgctctctctcgcccgctctctctctcgctcaccctcccgctcgggctctctctctcgctcaccctcccgctcgggctctatctctcgcccgcgctctctctcgcttcctctctctcgcttcctctctctcgcttcctctctctcgcttcctctctcttgcttcctctctctcgcccgcgctctctctcgcccgctctctctctcacccgcgctCTCTCGTCCGCGCTCTCtcttgcccgctctctctctcgctcagcctcccgctcgggctctctctctcgctcaccctcccgctcgggctctatctctcgctcaccctctcgccggCGCTCTCTCTAGCCcgcgctctctcgcccgcgctctctgtgGAACACACAGTCCATCGAAAAATCTGTTTCCAAAAATGCGGCCCAATGCACTGGTCCCCAGCCGAGGGGAGCTGACCTCTCCGtcaccaccctgtcaaaccccatcaGAATATTGGATGGTCCAATGAGACTTTCTCTCATTGttcgaaactccagagaatatatccCTAATTTACTGGGCCCcgcatcccagggaccaatctcgTGAATCTGGGGTGTTTACggggtggttttctggaccaatacgttgaggaaccgacACGGGAACAGGGTGCTGTGCAATGAGAAATGATTAGTCGGCAATCTCGTTGTGAGTGAggaactgggaaacattactgaaaggaaggacagcggacaagCATCGGCAGCACTCGAACAAATAGCTGAACTCCAAAAGTTGCCTTTACCTATTTGCCGCAAGAGTAGAAAGGAAACTGCAGCCGAACCGTGGCTTCCAAGGAAAATTAGAGACAGCATTCGATtcaaagaggcatacaaattagcaaggaaaAGCAATAAAGCAGTTAAttcggaacagtttaaaattcaacaaaggtggaccaagggattgattaagaagaataaaaaacaatttgaaagtaagctagcaAGGAAAATAAAAACTGACTGAAAAAGTTTCTGGAAAAGTAGAGAGGagaagattgataaaaactaatgtcggCCCTTTAAGGGGCaactcataacagggaacaaagaaatggctgaggagccaAATTCGTCCTTCGCTCCtgtctacacaaagggaggtgtgaattgtttttttaataaatttagagtttcttaaaaattaaggggcaatttagcgtggccaatccacctccccctgcacatctttaaggttgtgggggcgaaacccacgcagacacggggagaatgcgcaaactccacacggacagtgaccccggggccgggttcgaacctgggacctcggcgccgtgagacagaaattctaaccactgcgccaccgtgctgacctgcaAAGGAAGACTTGAATAATGTACAGGAGGTTCTGAGAAAcggaagttttagtgaggagctgaaggaaattaatattagtagagaaatggtttgggggaaattaacggGATTGAACGCGGATAAATTTCCAGGGCCAGATTATCTGCATCGCagtgtatttaaggaagtggctgtggaaatagtagatccattggtcgtcatattccaaaattctttggactctggaatgaacaaagaacaaagaaaagtacagcacaggaacaggcccttcggccctccatgcccgtgccgaccatgctgcccgtctaaactaaaatcttctacacttccgggtccgtatccctctattcgcatcctGGTTCCTACagcttggagggtagcgaatgtaacccggcTATTCAAAAAgaaaggtagagagaaaacggaactATATAACCGTGAGCCTGACGTCGGTAGTTGCTGGAGTCCATGAAATGAAAatccgcttcttgtcacaagtaggcttcaaatgaagttactgtgaaaagcccctagtcgccacattccggcgcctgttcggggaggccggtacaggaattgaactctcgctgctggcctgccttggtctgctttaaaagccagttatttagccctgtgctaaacctgccccttatCCATGGAAAGGACTGGTGTAATCAGactaagtcagcatggatttacgaaaggaaattcatgcttgacaaatctactggaattctttgacgatgtaactagtagagttgaccaggaagaaccagtggatgcggtttatttagactttcagaaggctttctacaaGGTCTCACAAAACAGATTAATATATAAAGTTAAagggcatgggattgcgggtagtgtcttagatacatagatacatagaacattacagcgcagtacaggcccttcggccctcgatgttgcgccgacctgtgaaaccactctaaagcccacctaatctattcccttatcgtccatatgtctatccaatgaccatttgaatgcccttagtgttggcgagtccactactgttgcaggcagggcattccacgccctcactactctctgggtaaagaacctacctctgacatctgtcttatatctatctcccctcaatttaaagctatgtcccccttgtgctagacgtcaccatccgaggaaaaaggctctcactgtccaccctatccaatcctctgatcatcttgtatgcctcaattaaagtcacctcttaaccttcttctctctaatgaaaacagcctcaagtccctcagccttccctcataagatcttccctccataccaggcaacattctggtaaatctcctctgcaccctttccaatgcttccacatccttcctataatgcggcgaccagaattgcacgcaatactccaaatgcggccgcaccagagttttgtacagctgcaacatgacctcatggctctgaaacaatccctctaccaataaaagctaacgcaccgtacgccttcttaacaaccctctcaacctgggtggcaactttcagggatcttcgTACAttggcaccgagatctctctgctcatccacactgccaagaatcttaccattagcctagtactctgtcttcctgttattccttccaaaattaatcacctcacacttttctgcattaaactccatttgccacctctcagcccagcgctgcagcttatctatgtccctctgtaacttgtaacatccttccgcactgtccacaactccaccgactttagtgtcatctgcaaatttactcacccatccttctacgccctcctccaggtcatttataaaaatgacaaacagcagtggccccaaaacaggtccctGTGgtacactagtaactggactaGAGATGGATCGAAAgccggttagcagacaggaagcaaaaagttggaacaaatgggcctttttctgattggcaggcagtgactagtggggttatcgcagggatctgtgttgggaccccagctgttcacaatatatattaatgatttggacgagggaactaaatgtattatctccagatttgcagatggtacaaagttggatgggagggtgagctgcgtggaggatgcagagatgcttcagcgggatttgggcaggctgagggagtgggcacatgtgtggcagatgcaatataatgtggataaatgtgaggttatccgcttcgggaacaaacataggaaggcagattattattggaatgggtgtaaattgggagaggcggaaactcagcgagatcttggtgtcctcgtgtatCAGTCGCTGAGAGTAAGCTCGCAGACACAGCAGGCAGGAAAGGAGGCAAATGgtaggttggccttcatagcgagaggatttgagtagcaagagagatgttttactgcaattgtatcgggccttggggaggccacacctggagtattgtgggcggctcaggtgtccttctctgaggaaggatgttcttgctatggagggagtgcagcgaaggtttaccagactgattcctggatggcgggactgtcatagcaggagagactaaatcagtcggGGTTATATTCATTCGGGcgtcacggcggcacagtggttagcactgctgcctcctgatGCTGAAGAtccgggttcgaaacccggccccgggtcactgtccgtgtggagtttgcacattctccccgtgtctgcgtgggtctcacccccacaacccaaagatgtgcaggttagctgaattggcttaaattgcccctgaataaaacaaattcattggagttcagaagagtgagagggaatctcatagacagTTATAAAATTcccaacagggtagattcagaaagaaagttcccgatggtgggggcgtccagaactaggggggtcTTAGTTTGACGGTCAGGGGTAAACTTTTTAGGACAGGAGAAAttggagtggtgaatctgtggaattccctaccacaggaagtagttgaggcctaaacactgcgtaatttcaagaaggaattcgatttagctcttggggctgaaggaatcgaggaaggtgggatcaggtattgaacttgatgatcagccatgatcataatgaatgacggagcaggctcgaagggccgaatggcctcctcctgcctctattttcAGTGTTGCTATATTACCCTCGCTGTGGCACCTCCAATTCAAGTGGATCTCACCTTAAACACGGAGACCAAAATGGTGCACGATATTCCCGGTGTGGCCTGTCCAAAGCcctgtccaattgcagcaagacttcttcattcctgctctctcctccctCCTCAAGGATCAACGTGCCATTTGCCGTATAATTGCTTGTTGTACCTTCATGCTAACCGTTTGCGTTCCTtgtacacccaagtccctctgagCCTCAACAGTTCCGAGTTTAACAACACTTCAGgtattctgcttttccattcttaccaccaaagtgaataacctcgcacTTCTCCGCTTTGCAATCCATCCGCCGTCTTGTTTCCCGCTCACTCAACCTGTCCCCCGTCTCTGTGCAGCCTCTCTGTATCCCCCCCACAGCTTACATTCCCCCGTCTCTGTGCAGCCTCTCTGTATCCCCCCCACAGCTTACATTCCCGCCTCGGTTTACACAACTCCCCTACTTTTTAAACTCTATATCTGTTGCAGCACGAAGCGATCTGTGAAAGTTTCAAAGGCCGGGGTAGATAGATTCTCAATAAATGGTTGGGGGGCAAGTGATCGGGGACGACAGGAGGTCACAATCAATTCAgcgatgatcttattgaacggcgcagcagggtcgaggggctgaatggcctcctccttattCGTATGTACGTCCTCAATACCAAGTGCAAGCAAACCTTGCCGACTAGCAGCTATGACAAATGACTGAAGGTGCAAAGCGATCTTAAAACGCCGTGCGCTTCTGATCAGTCTATAACTGACGTGCGCAAGGATGCAGCGCTTGCTCTCTGAATGACCCGACGCTGTGTTTACTTAACTGCGTGACTTAGTTGGTCCCTTTAGCGACAATTGACATGGTAAAAAAAATCCTTAAGGTGCTCCACAGGAGTGGAATCAGATAAAACTTCACAACGTCACTTCAATCATGAGATAAGGGGTAGATGTGTTTTATTCCTGACTGGTTTTTATGTTGTCTCTTTCTTTTCCTGCTCAGGTGAAGGGATTCCAGTCCATCGCTGCATCCTCGCTGCTTTCAGCCCCTTCTTCCTCCAGCGATTCTCCTCACACGATGCCCAATCCCAAAGGGTGCCCATGGAACTCCCGGGGTTGAAGGCTGCCACCCTGAAGACTTTGGTGCGGTTCATGTACACCGCAGAGGCCCCGCTGCCCCAAGACGAGACGAAGGGATTCCTGCAGGCCGCCCGGAGGTTGTGCATCCTTGGCTTCACCGGAGGGCGCAGGTCATCGCCCGTTGCCGAGCCCCAGGGCTCTCTCACGCCGGCAGGGGACTGCATGCCGCCACTACCGCAGCCCAGGGCCACCGTGACACCAGTGCCGCCCCAGAGCCATCCAAAGACCCCAGGGTCGTCCGGGCAGGGACGGACCCCCGGCGATGATGTTGCCAGGACCGTGGCAGATTGTGAACCCAAGGCCCCGGCTGTCCCTGCATCCTCCTCCCCTCTGCTCCAGAGGTCAAGGGGCAAGTGCGCCAACCCCCCGGGAAACCCGCCCGCCTTGAGCCTGGTCGCCAGTTGGCGCAGGATGAAAGTGTGCCGGCCCGCGACCGCCAACCCGCCCCTCTGTCCCAGACGTCCATGGAGGCAGAAGCGAGGGGAGCCCGGGGGCGACCAGGCTCTTCCTACCAGCCACAGGGCCAATACCGAAGGCTCCCGCCTGCCCCCACATTCTTCGCCCTCTCCGGCTCCAGGGAGGAGACTCTGCCCACTGCCCGAAACCCCTGAATACCCAGGGTCGGCCGGTGTACCCACGGGCGTCCAACCTGGCCCCAGACTGAGTGACCCCAGCCAAGAGAGGTCAGGTCAGGGTTCAGTCAGCCAGGCCACCCGTAGCGAGGAGGAAGGAGGTGAAGCAATTGAGAGCCCGGCCGAGGGGCTCGCCAAGAACGCGGGCCCGCTTTGTACCGTGAGGGGGTTGGCAACCGGCTCCGCTCCAGCCAGCGAATCGGAACAGACGGGCCCAGGACTTCCGCCGCAAGAGAGACATCCTGACCAAGCCAGGAGAGCGCCAACCCCAATTGGCTCCCCGCAGAGGAGCGCAGCTCACCCTGTCCCAGCCCGGGATACCCGGCAGGCAGCAGTGTCCCACGGCCTGCCCCGGCCTGAGCAGAGACGCCGAGCGGTCAGGGGTCCCACTCACCAGCCAGGGACATGGCTGGGCAAGGAGGGTTCGCCGCCTGGCGTTGGGGCAGCCTCGGAGCAAGCCGTTCCCTGTCCCACCGCTCCTCCTGGGACGGCGGGGCCCAGCGCCAACCCGAGCAACCAGGGAGACGTCAAGGGCGCCAATGTCCAACGGGGAAAGAGGTCATGCTGTCAGGACATTCCCCGGGACAGGCTTCTCGGGATTAAGTTGCAGAAGCTGACTCATTCCAGGGAATGGGT
It contains:
- the LOC140411287 gene encoding uncharacterized protein; translation: MEGSDRSPTPCLPKTFFANLHRQQQQDLFCDAVLYAEGEGIPVHRCILAAFSPFFLQRFSSHDAQSQRVPMELPGLKAATLKTLVRFMYTAEAPLPQDETKGFLQAARRLCILGFTGGRRSSPVAEPQGSLTPAGDCMPPLPQPRATVTPVPPQSHPKTPGSSGQGRTPGDDVARTVADCEPKAPAVPASSSPLLQRSRGKCANPPGNPPALSLVASWRRMKVCRPATANPPLCPRRPWRQKRGEPGGDQALPTSHRANTEGSRLPPHSSPSPAPGRRLCPLPETPEYPGSAGVPTGVQPGPRLSDPSQERSGQGSVSQATRSEEEGGEAIESPAEGLAKNAGPLCTVRGLATGSAPASESEQTGPGLPPQERHPDQARRAPTPIGSPQRSAAHPVPARDTRQAAVSHGLPRPEQRRRAVRGPTHQPGTWLGKEGSPPGVGAASEQAVPCPTAPPGTAGPSANPSNQGDVKGANVQRGKRSCCQDIPRDRLLGIKLQKLTHSREWVVIPVPEKQELEPVPARSRDPGTAGQCPGDGGQARTVAGPLVGSHSQTGGARQGLATPGRAGRRKALTILAQSIADSVESDQRPENLVGNHRAAGLGLGSDQSSGSLGPGAGPKSGGLGPERNQSPGGPGLGAVQRSGRPGLGVDQRSGGSGLGVDQTSGGSGLGGDQTSGHPGLGVDQTSGGPGLGGDQTSGGPGLWVDQTSGGPGLGVDQTSGGPGSDQRSGGPGLGGDQRSGGPGLGGDQRSGGPGLGAVQRSGGPGLGSDQRSGGPGLGSDQRSGGPGLGGDQRSGGPGLGSDQRSGGSGLGSDQRSGGPGLGGDQRSGGPGLGGDQRSGGPGLGGDQRSGGPGLGASPPLDCTEIDVVG